A window of Magnetococcales bacterium genomic DNA:
CATCCATCCACCGGTCGGAGAACCCCGCTTTCAGGGAGAGAGGGGCCTCGGGCATGTTGGGGGAACGCATGATCAGCCGGTTTTCCCGCCAGATTTGGAAGGCGATTTTCTTTTCGTACCGGTGCCCGTCACCATCGTTGCCCGCGAGGGAGGGCATGGTTCGGGAGGCGGGGTCGTGGGTCAATCCGTCCAGAACCCGAGCGGCTTGGGCCAGTTGGGCGTCGAAAAGCTCCTCCACCTCGTGCCGGGCGCGAACATAGGTCAGAAGCCCGATGAGAAGCCAGATGACCAGAAACGCCGACAGCACCACCTCCAGCAGATTGCGACGGATGGAGACCATTTCAGTGCTTTTCCATGACATAGCCGATGCCGCGCACGGTACGGATCAGTTCGGCGTCGAACTTGCGGCGCAGGCGGTGGACGAAGACCTCCAGGGTATTGCTTTCGGCCTCCCCCTCCCAGCCGTAGAGGGTGTCGATCACCCGTTCCCGAGTGACCACGCGCCCGGCGTTTTCCAGCAGCAGAAGCAGCAGGGCGTATTCCCGCGGGGAGAGATCGACGCGGTTGCCGTACCAGAAGACTTCGTGGCTGGAGGGGATCAGCAGCAGGGGTCCGTTTTCCAGTTGGGGTGAACTGCGGCCATGGCTGCGGCGCAGCAGGGAGCGGATGCGCGCCGCCAGTTCCTCCAGGTCGAAGGGTTTGACGAGGTAGTCGTCGGCCCCGCCATCCAGACCACGAACCCGGTCGGCAACCGTGTCGCGGGCGGTGAGCATCAACACCGGCAGGGCAACCCCCTGTTTTCTCAGACGGGCCAGAACCTCGATTCCGGAGAGTTTCGGCAGGTTCCAGTCCAGGATCAGCAGGTCGAAACGGTCGGTTTCCAGGGCTTGCGCGGCCTCTTCGCCGTCCTGCAGCCATTCGACGGTATACCCTTCCTGGGCCAGACCGGTGCGTATGCCGTCTCCCAGCAGGGTATCGTCCTCCACCAGGAGCAGGCGCATGGGGATTCCTCCATCAAGGTATTATGGGGTGTAGTGAAACAGACGGTCCAGCAAATCGGCATCGTCGAAGTGGCGCTGACCGGAAAAGGAGGTGGCATGGTGTCCCCACTGCCGCATGGCGCCCGGTTCGGGCACGCCCATGGGCCAGAAGAGCCAGCGTTCGCCCCGTTCGGAACCGGTCACGATGCCGTCCGCCCCGAACAGGCTGCGGTGCGCGGCGCCGTCCGGCAGGGAGCGCAGGGTTTGATACTCCTCCCAGGCATAAGGTACCCGCAGCGGGGAGGGAGCGTGGTGAACGCGCTGTACGAAGTGGCT
This region includes:
- a CDS encoding response regulator transcription factor, coding for MRLLLVEDDTLLGDGIRTGLAQEGYTVEWLQDGEEAAQALETDRFDLLILDWNLPKLSGIEVLARLRKQGVALPVLMLTARDTVADRVRGLDGGADDYLVKPFDLEELAARIRSLLRRSHGRSSPQLENGPLLLIPSSHEVFWYGNRVDLSPREYALLLLLLENAGRVVTRERVIDTLYGWEGEAESNTLEVFVHRLRRKFDAELIRTVRGIGYVMEKH